One part of the Mangrovibacillus cuniculi genome encodes these proteins:
- a CDS encoding HTH-type transcriptional regulator Hpr, which yields MTDRVFTMKEAMLFSQRMAQLSKALWKTVEKDWQQWIKPYDLNINEHHILWIAYHLKGASISDVAKFGVMHVSTAFNFSKKLEERGLLTFSKKQSDKRNTYIELTSKGEALLLDLMENYNPDEHSILQGASPLRDLYGKFPDVIEMMTMVKNIYGDDFMEIFETSFHNIETDFVESDSGKIQKKHQPNSDAS from the coding sequence ATGACGGATCGTGTTTTTACCATGAAAGAAGCTATGCTATTTTCGCAACGTATGGCTCAATTAAGTAAAGCACTTTGGAAGACGGTCGAAAAAGATTGGCAACAATGGATTAAACCCTATGATTTGAATATTAACGAACATCACATTTTATGGATAGCGTATCACTTAAAGGGCGCTTCTATTTCCGATGTCGCTAAGTTTGGAGTCATGCATGTATCCACTGCATTTAACTTTTCAAAGAAACTAGAAGAACGTGGTCTTCTTACCTTTTCAAAAAAACAATCTGATAAACGAAATACTTATATTGAACTGACGTCAAAAGGGGAAGCGCTTTTATTGGATTTAATGGAAAACTATAATCCAGACGAACACTCTATTTTACAAGGGGCTTCTCCACTTAGAGATCTTTACGGGAAATTCCCAGACGTTATTGAGATGATGACGATGGTGAAGAATATTTATGGGGATGATTTTATGGAGATTTTCGAGACTTCTTTCCATAATATCGAAACAGATTTTGTAGAATCAGATTCTGGTAAAATACAAAAAAAGCATCAACCTAATTCAGATGCTTCTTAA
- a CDS encoding DUF1878 family protein, with product MSNLEKRLERIEFHQKLIVEYIDNPKAGLYKFVVQHGVSKEEYMEFTTLCQSLMQKFETEKKAESVYYTPLFLEFVNGLPKTFNLKVIDACIKHGLYKEMMIAFKKHLN from the coding sequence TTGAGTAACTTAGAAAAGCGTTTAGAGCGAATTGAATTTCATCAAAAACTAATTGTTGAGTACATCGATAATCCTAAGGCGGGGTTGTATAAGTTTGTTGTTCAACATGGCGTTTCCAAGGAAGAATATATGGAATTCACAACCTTATGCCAATCGTTGATGCAAAAATTTGAGACAGAAAAAAAAGCGGAATCTGTTTACTACACACCGCTTTTCCTGGAATTTGTGAATGGACTTCCTAAAACATTTAACTTAAAAGTAATTGATGCATGTATCAAACATGGATTATATAAAGAAATGATGATTGCATTTAAGAAGCATCTGAATTAG